In the genome of Candidatus Saccharibacteria bacterium, one region contains:
- a CDS encoding NUDIX domain-containing protein, translated as MVKRPKPIRGFKKFVSQRRPAINEVVREPTAGGVIFRHNPKSKQVEILLIQDAKNRWTIPKGHIEEGESAKQTAEREIREETGLQQVRVLNWLGKINFRYRRTNSLVLMTTEIFLVKALSDTDKLKPEEWMNGIQWFSAPEALDRIEYDDIGKLILLALKKIRNSHS; from the coding sequence ATGGTGAAACGACCAAAGCCAATAAGAGGGTTTAAGAAGTTTGTATCTCAGCGGCGTCCAGCTATCAACGAAGTTGTGCGGGAGCCAACTGCAGGCGGAGTTATATTTCGTCACAACCCAAAGTCTAAGCAGGTAGAGATCCTGCTGATTCAAGATGCCAAGAACCGCTGGACTATACCGAAAGGTCACATCGAAGAAGGTGAGTCAGCAAAACAGACTGCAGAGCGTGAGATTCGGGAAGAAACCGGCCTTCAACAGGTTAGAGTACTCAACTGGTTAGGTAAGATAAATTTCCGTTACCGACGTACTAATAGTCTTGTATTAATGACAACCGAAATATTTTTAGTGAAGGCTCTCAGTGACACTGATAAACTCAAACCCGAAGAATGGATGAATGGTATTCAGTGGTTTTCGGCGCCCGAAGCACTTGATAGGATAGAATATGATGATATTGGTAAGCTAATTTTGTTGGCACTTAAAAAAATTCGTAATTCACATTCATGA
- a CDS encoding YbhB/YbcL family Raf kinase inhibitor-like protein, whose product MTITSSAFRHEEIIPSSYTCDGDNVNPPLTFSDIPKDAAGLALIIDDPDAPAGLFTHWMLYDMSPATLQILENSIPKTGLQGKNDFGNQNYDGPCPPDGKHRYYVTLFALKSPTKLEKGATRQQLDNALEGNVLEKAVFMGYYEKPNNTSLPDGNNLDNYTDDRNTTDGQVIGA is encoded by the coding sequence ATGACAATAACTAGTTCGGCCTTTCGACACGAAGAAATAATTCCAAGCTCTTACACCTGTGATGGAGATAATGTGAATCCTCCTCTTACGTTTTCCGATATACCAAAAGATGCTGCCGGTTTGGCATTGATTATTGATGACCCGGACGCACCTGCAGGACTGTTCACTCACTGGATGCTGTATGATATGTCACCAGCCACACTGCAGATACTTGAAAATTCTATTCCTAAAACCGGCCTTCAGGGCAAAAACGATTTCGGTAACCAAAATTACGATGGTCCTTGTCCACCTGACGGTAAACATAGATATTATGTAACATTGTTCGCCCTTAAATCGCCAACCAAACTTGAAAAAGGTGCCACTAGACAGCAACTAGACAACGCGCTTGAAGGAAACGTCCTAGAAAAGGCAGTATTTATGGGATACTACGAAAAACCAAACAACACTAGTCTGCCTGACGGCAATAATTTAGATAATTATACCGATGATCGAAACACCACAGACGGTCAGGTCATTGGTGCTTAA
- a CDS encoding KH domain-containing protein — MAKDIDQQFIEYIVKSLVGKPDAVTVERTIDERGVLLELTVDPDDLGRVIGKRGATAQSLRTLLRALGTKNDARYNLKIIDNGDQAEAPEAQSEDTETVADDNDEDSVASKTRKELEEFDDLDV; from the coding sequence ATGGCTAAAGATATTGATCAGCAATTCATCGAATATATCGTCAAATCACTGGTTGGCAAACCGGATGCGGTAACAGTTGAACGCACTATAGATGAAAGAGGTGTGTTACTAGAACTTACTGTTGACCCGGACGACTTAGGACGTGTTATTGGTAAGCGTGGGGCAACTGCTCAGAGTTTACGTACGTTACTACGTGCACTAGGTACTAAAAACGATGCCCGATATAATTTAAAAATTATCGATAACGGTGATCAAGCTGAAGCACCAGAAGCCCAGAGTGAGGATACGGAAACTGTAGCGGACGATAATGATGAAGATTCAGTGGCCAGCAAGACACGAAAAGAACTGGAAGAGTTTGACGACCTAGACGTGTAA
- the mgtE gene encoding magnesium transporter: MPKSHTKTHEHVHEVRELIHAGQISNLRTYLKRLHTQTVVEIIDELSDAQSTLVFRLLPRTLASKVFRRLEFHQEEQLLKGLSKEETAKLLHSLKPDERVNLIEEMPAKVTRRMLNMLEPEDRAEAVKLLGYPEDSIGRLMTPDFVAVKDSWTVEKALEHMRDRAKESETINVVYVVDKTWKLSGFIELNRLILAESDQGVTSIMDDRVISLSAYDDREHAVRLMNSHKLSVIPIVDSGDTLIGIVTFDDVIEVAQEETTEDFHKTSAIANLDVSYQKAGVWRLVHRRAGWLIGLVVINLASSGVIAAYEETLAAALALAFFIPLLIDSGGNAGAQSATLMIRAISTGEVRLSQWFKTIYKEMAVGISLAIVLGIASAGVGMIRGGPVIGLIVGLSMAVIVVLTNLLGSLLPFLLSRLKIDPAVASGPLITSVADVMGLVIYFSIATALLGQLA, from the coding sequence ATGCCAAAAAGTCACACAAAAACTCACGAGCACGTACATGAAGTCAGGGAACTCATCCATGCGGGTCAGATTTCTAATCTGCGTACGTACTTAAAACGCCTTCACACGCAGACGGTTGTTGAGATAATCGATGAGCTCAGCGATGCCCAATCCACGCTGGTATTTCGCTTGCTCCCAAGAACCCTTGCTTCAAAAGTTTTTCGTCGCTTAGAGTTTCATCAGGAAGAACAGCTTCTAAAGGGCTTAAGTAAGGAAGAGACAGCCAAGCTGCTGCACTCCTTAAAACCCGATGAGCGCGTCAATCTGATTGAGGAGATGCCCGCCAAAGTTACTAGACGGATGCTCAATATGTTAGAGCCTGAAGATAGAGCAGAAGCCGTTAAATTGCTTGGCTACCCCGAAGATAGTATCGGACGCTTAATGACCCCTGATTTTGTGGCTGTGAAAGATAGTTGGACAGTAGAAAAAGCGCTTGAACACATGCGCGATCGAGCCAAAGAAAGCGAAACCATCAATGTAGTGTATGTGGTCGACAAGACATGGAAACTGTCGGGTTTTATCGAACTTAACCGGTTAATACTAGCTGAATCAGATCAAGGCGTGACAAGTATCATGGATGATAGGGTCATTAGTCTGTCGGCTTATGACGACAGGGAGCACGCTGTTCGGTTAATGAATAGTCACAAACTGTCGGTTATACCGATTGTTGATTCCGGGGATACGTTGATTGGTATTGTGACTTTTGACGACGTTATCGAAGTTGCCCAAGAAGAGACAACTGAGGATTTTCATAAAACATCGGCCATAGCCAATCTTGATGTAAGCTATCAAAAAGCCGGAGTGTGGCGACTGGTACACCGTCGAGCCGGTTGGTTGATTGGGTTGGTGGTTATAAACCTGGCCTCATCCGGAGTCATCGCGGCTTACGAAGAAACACTTGCCGCCGCATTGGCACTGGCCTTCTTTATCCCGTTGCTTATCGACAGCGGCGGAAATGCGGGAGCACAATCAGCTACGCTCATGATACGAGCGATTTCCACCGGAGAGGTTCGTTTATCTCAGTGGTTTAAAACAATTTATAAGGAAATGGCGGTTGGTATAAGTTTGGCTATAGTGCTTGGTATTGCCAGCGCTGGAGTCGGTATGATTCGAGGCGGTCCGGTTATTGGGTTAATTGTCGGTCTATCTATGGCAGTTATTGTTGTTCTAACGAACTTGCTTGGTAGCTTGTTGCCGTTTTTACTCTCTAGATTGAAGATAGACCCAGCGGTTGCTAGCGGGCCGTTAATCACCTCAGTCGCCGATGTGATGGGTCTGGTCATCTACTTTTCTATTGCCACGGCGCTGCTAGGACAACTGGCATAA
- the cas2 gene encoding CRISPR-associated endonuclease Cas2, whose translation MSRLTPTTQYILKSLVPYTKANLLLSFQPSKFFAELERVEKISANTLQTAYYRAIKSGLLILDDNGVPRLTDKGRHRVKLYKPKRLEAGAFLLVVFDVPEDERYKRQHLRDLLKELSFKKIQQSVWATEYDHRDYLKAEIKEYKLEKYVQIFEAVSLKTS comes from the coding sequence ATGTCTCGTTTAACACCCACAACACAATATATACTCAAATCCCTTGTTCCCTATACCAAGGCAAACTTGTTGCTCAGTTTCCAGCCTTCTAAGTTTTTTGCAGAGCTAGAACGAGTAGAAAAAATTTCTGCAAACACATTGCAAACGGCCTATTACCGTGCTATTAAGTCTGGCTTGCTTATCCTAGACGATAACGGAGTTCCAAGACTGACCGACAAAGGTCGGCATCGTGTAAAACTATACAAGCCTAAACGCCTTGAGGCGGGGGCGTTTCTGCTGGTGGTGTTTGATGTACCCGAAGACGAGCGATACAAGCGTCAACATCTGAGAGATCTATTAAAGGAACTGTCCTTCAAGAAAATACAGCAAAGCGTTTGGGCTACTGAATACGATCATCGTGATTACCTAAAGGCTGAAATCAAGGAGTACAAACTTGAAAAATACGTACAGATTTTTGAAGCCGTGTCACTTAAAACATCCTGA
- a CDS encoding ferric reductase-like transmembrane domain-containing protein gives MDVDKKIRFSPGLAISLFIILIPSLAWMIGFDFADKDLIEIIGHIVKRTAAFAGMAMFAWSLILSGRFKFLDTWFRGLDKVYVAHRFFGTAALALLLFHPLGYTILHIADNGAGNLLQHFLGFSDLAVALGRVSLYGLILIGLWSIFFKVRHETFIAVHRWLGVLFVIGAVHAFSSGPESVLANNQFMWWYMFILSLTATLTFIHYSLLADFLHPYYKYKVSNVHVLPGGVIDIELEPKYRIPSFKPGQFFYVAFDAMDAEEYHPYSVASSNDSSKMRFLVKQLGDYTNKLADLKPGTKARLKGPYGGFTFNDKKHGKQLWIAGGIGVTPFLSKAHSLRFSKLAPEVKMFHCARADEEAIDKDILDIIEQGHRAFDYTCLPENEFGIISLKDIAEQIGELDDYAIYICGPPGMLKAYESQAQELGLDNQLYFEEFSF, from the coding sequence TTATCGGTCATATTGTAAAACGAACGGCAGCTTTTGCCGGTATGGCAATGTTTGCTTGGTCACTAATACTAAGCGGGCGTTTTAAGTTCCTAGATACATGGTTTAGAGGGCTTGATAAAGTTTATGTGGCACATAGATTTTTCGGTACCGCTGCTTTGGCACTCCTGTTGTTCCACCCTCTTGGCTACACCATACTGCACATAGCAGATAACGGTGCCGGTAATCTTCTTCAACATTTTCTTGGTTTTAGCGACTTAGCGGTTGCGCTGGGTCGGGTTTCGCTCTACGGTCTTATTCTTATTGGATTATGGTCAATTTTTTTCAAAGTTCGACACGAAACATTTATCGCGGTTCACAGGTGGCTTGGAGTGCTATTTGTTATTGGCGCGGTACACGCCTTTTCATCCGGTCCTGAGTCAGTGCTGGCAAACAATCAGTTTATGTGGTGGTATATGTTCATACTGTCACTTACCGCTACGCTAACCTTCATTCACTATTCATTGCTGGCCGACTTCCTCCATCCTTATTATAAATACAAGGTTTCCAACGTTCACGTGTTACCGGGTGGCGTTATTGATATTGAGCTTGAGCCAAAATACCGAATCCCTAGCTTTAAACCAGGGCAGTTTTTTTACGTGGCGTTTGATGCTATGGACGCCGAAGAATATCACCCCTACTCTGTCGCTTCGAGCAATGATAGCTCAAAGATGCGATTTTTAGTCAAACAACTTGGAGACTACACTAATAAACTGGCTGATTTAAAACCAGGTACTAAAGCTCGCCTGAAAGGACCTTACGGCGGCTTCACTTTTAATGACAAAAAACATGGTAAACAGCTATGGATTGCTGGTGGTATTGGTGTAACGCCGTTTTTGAGTAAGGCGCACAGCCTTCGCTTCAGTAAACTAGCCCCCGAGGTCAAAATGTTTCACTGTGCTCGGGCAGACGAAGAGGCGATTGACAAAGATATCCTGGACATAATCGAACAAGGTCATCGAGCCTTTGATTACACCTGTCTGCCGGAAAATGAATTTGGCATAATTTCTCTGAAAGATATCGCTGAGCAGATTGGCGAGCTAGATGATTATGCGATATATATATGCGGCCCGCCCGGTATGTTGAAAGCTTATGAAAGCCAGGCACAGGAGCTTGGTCTCGACAATCAGCTATATTTTGAAGAATTTAGTTTTTAA
- the rnc gene encoding ribonuclease III, producing the protein MDTTPYKKFAKEKLEIEFNDLDLLITAFTHRSYLNEHRKSVREHNERLEFLGDAVLELVVTEYLYENFTDPEGTLTNWRSALVRTESIGAAAERYEFEPLLRLSRGEKRGTDRARAQILANSYEAVVGAIYLDQGYEAAKKFITESLLVTFKEILETGSWMDPKSQLQELVQSTEGHTPQYKVLSEEGPDHDKVFTVGVYVDGAMKGQGEGPSKQAGQVSAAESALKKYQ; encoded by the coding sequence ATGGACACCACACCGTATAAAAAATTTGCAAAAGAAAAACTCGAAATTGAGTTTAACGATCTAGATCTACTCATAACCGCTTTTACGCATCGTTCATATTTAAACGAGCATCGTAAATCAGTTCGAGAGCACAATGAGCGACTTGAGTTTTTGGGTGATGCTGTACTTGAACTGGTAGTTACAGAATACTTGTACGAAAACTTCACCGATCCGGAAGGCACACTTACTAATTGGCGTAGTGCCCTGGTGCGAACTGAAAGCATTGGCGCAGCTGCCGAGAGGTACGAGTTTGAGCCACTACTGCGTTTAAGCCGCGGCGAAAAGCGTGGAACAGATCGTGCTCGCGCACAGATTTTAGCCAACAGTTATGAAGCAGTTGTCGGTGCTATCTACCTAGATCAGGGCTATGAAGCTGCTAAGAAATTTATTACGGAGAGTTTGCTCGTGACGTTTAAAGAAATCCTTGAAACAGGTTCTTGGATGGATCCAAAATCGCAGTTGCAAGAACTTGTCCAGAGCACTGAAGGGCATACACCTCAGTACAAGGTTCTTAGTGAAGAAGGTCCAGACCACGATAAAGTGTTTACCGTTGGAGTGTATGTCGATGGTGCTATGAAGGGTCAGGGCGAAGGACCAAGCAAGCAGGCTGGTCAGGTTTCTGCTGCCGAGTCTGCACTCAAAAAATACCAATAA
- a CDS encoding protein-L-isoaspartate O-methyltransferase yields the protein MSKNNQVDPVERAFRVIKRKDFLPDDIKHKADLDSPLPIGYGQTNSQPSTVRRMLEWLEVQKNEKILDVGSGSGWTSALLANLVGKEGRVYAVEKVPQLKKFGEDNCSREGIDNVAFFEAGEVYGLPRHAPYDRILVSAAAGSLPDELLQQLKVGGRAVIPVEGSVHVIDKLSSDKFRDMQHPGYLFVPLIKHQ from the coding sequence ATGTCAAAGAACAACCAAGTAGATCCAGTAGAGCGAGCTTTTAGGGTGATAAAAAGAAAAGATTTTTTACCCGATGATATAAAACACAAAGCAGATTTAGATAGTCCGCTCCCAATCGGTTATGGTCAAACCAATAGTCAACCATCGACGGTACGCCGGATGTTGGAGTGGCTGGAGGTTCAAAAAAACGAAAAAATTCTTGATGTCGGCTCCGGTTCAGGTTGGACCAGTGCTTTACTGGCCAATCTGGTCGGTAAAGAGGGGAGGGTTTACGCTGTAGAAAAAGTGCCTCAGCTTAAAAAATTTGGTGAGGATAATTGCTCACGGGAGGGGATTGATAATGTTGCCTTTTTTGAGGCAGGCGAGGTGTATGGTCTGCCAAGGCACGCACCGTATGATCGGATTTTGGTAAGTGCAGCGGCTGGTTCGCTGCCTGATGAGTTGTTGCAGCAGTTGAAAGTTGGCGGCCGCGCGGTTATACCAGTCGAAGGTTCTGTTCATGTGATTGACAAGTTATCGTCAGATAAATTTCGTGACATGCAGCACCCGGGTTATCTTTTCGTACCCTTAATTAAGCACCAATGA
- the rpsP gene encoding 30S ribosomal protein S16 yields MQRTGRKGHAQFRVVVQDSRRTPTSGKLVASLGYYNPHSKEAVVDKDKASYYLQNGAQPSERVARLLKSEGVKLPKWVELTDSKKRSIKNTDKLRKNRPAEEKTEESTEETPKEEVAEAADEAPDKNTEDATEVADDKPSQEAESDK; encoded by the coding sequence ATGCAGCGTACTGGCCGTAAAGGTCACGCTCAATTCCGCGTCGTAGTTCAAGACTCGCGCCGGACCCCTACCAGCGGTAAACTAGTTGCCAGTCTGGGGTATTATAATCCACACAGCAAGGAAGCGGTTGTTGATAAAGACAAAGCTTCTTACTATTTACAGAACGGTGCTCAACCGTCGGAGCGTGTCGCCCGACTTCTAAAAAGTGAAGGCGTTAAGCTGCCAAAATGGGTTGAACTGACTGACTCAAAGAAGCGCTCTATTAAAAATACAGATAAACTTCGGAAGAATCGTCCCGCAGAAGAAAAAACAGAAGAATCTACTGAAGAAACACCCAAAGAAGAGGTCGCCGAAGCAGCTGATGAGGCGCCGGATAAGAATACAGAAGATGCCACTGAAGTGGCAGATGATAAGCCAAGCCAAGAAGCAGAGTCTGACAAATAA
- the trmD gene encoding tRNA (guanosine(37)-N1)-methyltransferase TrmD — protein sequence MKVQIVSLFPEMFEGVLNASMLWKAQDKGAVEFAYVNLRDFGLGSRKQVDDTPYGGGDGMLLMVEPLVSAIEQAKKNDPSATVIMPTPRGKTYKQSDAKRLAAKAKGMILVCPRYEGYDERVTSWIDKQFCIGNYVLTGGELPAMVVIDSVVRLLPGVLGGETSAEIESFQQDDKSVEFPQYTRPEEFRGLHVPDVLLSGHHAEINKWRNQQDSQDNRVQ from the coding sequence ATGAAAGTGCAAATTGTATCATTGTTTCCAGAGATGTTTGAAGGTGTGCTAAACGCTAGCATGCTCTGGAAGGCGCAAGATAAGGGCGCGGTTGAGTTTGCGTATGTAAACCTACGCGACTTTGGTTTAGGCTCGCGAAAGCAGGTTGATGACACGCCGTATGGCGGCGGTGACGGCATGCTATTGATGGTTGAGCCGCTCGTATCAGCGATTGAGCAGGCTAAAAAGAACGATCCAAGCGCTACAGTGATTATGCCGACGCCTCGCGGTAAGACGTATAAGCAGTCTGACGCCAAGCGATTGGCCGCTAAAGCTAAGGGAATGATTTTAGTTTGTCCTCGTTATGAAGGTTATGATGAGCGCGTCACAAGTTGGATTGATAAACAATTTTGCATCGGCAACTATGTTTTAACAGGCGGAGAATTGCCGGCAATGGTGGTCATAGATAGCGTGGTGCGGCTTTTGCCTGGAGTGCTCGGTGGCGAAACGTCTGCTGAAATTGAGAGTTTCCAGCAGGATGACAAATCAGTAGAATTCCCGCAATATACACGACCGGAGGAATTCCGAGGATTACACGTGCCGGACGTACTGCTGAGCGGTCATCACGCCGAGATTAATAAATGGCGTAATCAGCAGGATAGCCAGGACAATAGAGTGCAATAA